One genomic region from Vicia villosa cultivar HV-30 ecotype Madison, WI unplaced genomic scaffold, Vvil1.0 ctg.001069F_1_1, whole genome shotgun sequence encodes:
- the LOC131633093 gene encoding uncharacterized protein LOC131633093 encodes MAPPRVKHLLWRICRGCLPSRIRLRQHYVQCTPECPVCEDMDEEDWHVFFGCSTIIQCWRAAGLSSIIEPRLQHFSDAKSLIFYVCSREDRRDAGRFAMMVEVIWKNRNNIVWNNEREDMSRLGLQAYVNWQDWFTAQVAQERSNNTHLPVVWFPPVDNWVKCNVDVGFNSAYRSTNRGWCFRDKLGRFITAGTAWDIGSMSTIEAEAIALKEAVQHAISLNLNFVIFESDSQLVVQGIHSNVSGLSEFNLILLSIKRLLALIPNFEVKFIKRQANMVADTLVKAANS; translated from the coding sequence ATGGCTCCTCCTAGAGTCAAACACCTTTTGTGGAGAATTTGTAGAGGTTGCTTACCGTCGAGAATTAGGCTCCGACAACACTATGTCCAATGTACACCGGAGTGCCCAGTTTGCGAAGATATGGACGAAGAGGATTGGCATGTGTTTTTTGGGTGTTCCACCATTATCCAGTGctggcgggcagcaggtttgtcgTCTATCATAGAGCCTCGTCTTCAACATTTTAGTGATGCTAAATCTCTCATTTTTTATGTTTGTAGTAGAGAAGATCGTAGGGATGCCGGTCGGTTTGCTATGATGGTAGAAGTGATTTGGAAGAACCGTAACAATATAGTTTGGAATAATGAAAGGGAAGACATGTCTCGTTTAGGCTTGCAAGCCTATGTTAATTGGCAGGATTGGTTCACAGCCCAGGTTGCTCAAGAAAGGAGCAACAATACTCACCTCCCTGTAGTGTGGTTTCCTCCGGTTGATAATTGGGTCAAGTGTAATGTTGATGTCGGCTTCAATAGTGCTTATCGTTCCACTAACAGAGGTTGGTGCTTCCGGGATAAATTGGGTAGATTCATTACTGCAGGAACTGCTTGGGATATTGGTAGTATGTCAACCATTGAAGCTGAGGCGATAGCCTTGAAAGAAGCTGTCCAACATGCTATCTCCTTGAACTTGAATTTTGTGATCTTCGAAAGTGATTCTCAATTGGTTGTTCAAGGCATTCATTCTAATGTTTCTGGTTTGTCTGAGTTTAATCTTATCCTCCTCTCTATTAAGCGTTTATTAGCTTTGATTCCAAACTTTGAGGTGAAGTTTATTAAGcgccaagcgaatatggttgccgaTACGTTAgttaaggcggccaattcttga